A genomic segment from Pseudomonas sp. M30-35 encodes:
- a CDS encoding DUF3396 domain-containing protein produces MDSEFNLADELAKQPQILEMLGNLLMKGGREDYIGAVLCLRGTLYFKEAHTPLVREALCQCFDEFKRIAEPHLTWLWREEPPEGKPLTAYADAKPLREMLGNMDENYPLTFYYTSGKKSNDASAWFFEIFAQAAWESKIGDDLSVLEFSIPLLYQEQNPLNFLCLFLDFARRLAPEQGYAGHAFNLSVTNRDDNEPTEAFMAARMPSLDVGTAGLLTNTPEFQPTKIKTVSWLTVLDQPRLDLAGGLDTLRAQLPASHFAFYEYGAGVVIQAGAYPSGGDGEDPKPAAYVLLNHVLKSIRYETVGSLHGGSHDGELRLVGWSADQWLKRLDVDDADIPAWRAKLLSNEPHLDATNTLPERL; encoded by the coding sequence ATGGACTCAGAATTTAATCTGGCTGATGAATTGGCCAAGCAACCTCAGATTTTGGAGATGCTCGGTAATCTTTTGATGAAAGGCGGGCGTGAGGACTATATAGGTGCCGTGCTCTGTCTGCGCGGCACACTCTACTTCAAGGAAGCTCATACCCCGTTGGTGCGCGAGGCGCTTTGTCAGTGTTTCGACGAGTTTAAACGCATAGCTGAGCCTCATCTTACTTGGCTGTGGCGCGAGGAGCCGCCGGAGGGAAAGCCTTTGACCGCTTACGCTGACGCCAAACCTCTGCGCGAGATGCTTGGCAACATGGATGAGAATTACCCGCTAACTTTCTACTACACCAGCGGCAAGAAATCCAACGACGCCAGTGCTTGGTTCTTCGAGATATTTGCTCAAGCAGCTTGGGAGTCGAAGATAGGAGATGACCTAAGTGTTCTGGAGTTCTCTATTCCTCTTTTATATCAGGAACAGAACCCGCTAAATTTCTTATGTTTGTTCCTTGACTTTGCCCGCAGGCTAGCTCCTGAGCAAGGATATGCAGGACATGCTTTCAATCTTTCAGTAACCAACAGAGACGACAACGAACCAACTGAAGCTTTTATGGCGGCACGTATGCCGAGTTTAGATGTTGGAACGGCTGGTCTGCTTACTAATACTCCTGAGTTCCAGCCAACCAAGATCAAAACTGTGAGTTGGCTAACTGTACTCGATCAGCCACGACTAGATTTAGCGGGTGGTCTGGATACATTACGTGCACAACTGCCGGCCAGTCATTTCGCCTTTTATGAGTACGGCGCTGGTGTAGTTATTCAGGCCGGTGCTTATCCGTCAGGGGGGGATGGTGAAGACCCGAAACCGGCGGCTTATGTGTTGCTGAACCATGTGCTCAAAAGCATCCGCTACGAAACTGTGGGATCACTGCATGGTGGCTCTCATGATGGTGAGTTGCGGTTGGTTGGTTGGTCGGCGGATCAGTGGCTCAAGCGTTTGGATGTGGATGACGCTGATATACCCGCATGGCGTGCCAAGTTGCTTAGCAATGAGCCGCATCTGGATGCCACGAATACCCTGCCGGAGCGTTTATGA
- a CDS encoding fimbrial protein, translating to MGAVIPGSDASTVVNIHCTDAWDDNQAYCAGGGGFALSPVGGALPMETMVPGVYTYAGMPSGVGYQFLDGGGQPLPLDKTSRHDTGVAIRTGDQSVPIHFRMVKTSNDLTSGSLNIRMYLGCNGTEWANRNDVGSTLDIIVNADVITQTCSLSNPDTQVQLPKVARSAFNGVGSAAGSTPFTLDFQCDADADARFNISDITDLGNSSDAIKLLESSTASGLGVRLLHQGNPVRLAPSQMFDQGGSEFPLRNLETSQILISLPFSAEYVQTDVPVVSGSVQAQAIVTIDYN from the coding sequence GTGGGTGCTGTGATTCCTGGTTCGGATGCTTCAACGGTGGTTAATATTCATTGTACTGACGCCTGGGACGATAACCAAGCTTACTGTGCTGGCGGCGGGGGCTTTGCTTTAAGCCCGGTAGGGGGCGCATTACCGATGGAAACCATGGTTCCCGGTGTCTATACCTACGCGGGAATGCCAAGCGGTGTTGGTTATCAGTTCCTCGACGGCGGTGGGCAGCCGCTGCCTTTGGATAAGACTTCCCGACATGACACCGGTGTGGCGATACGCACCGGTGACCAGAGCGTTCCCATACACTTCCGAATGGTCAAGACCTCCAATGACTTGACATCAGGAAGCCTAAACATCCGTATGTACCTGGGTTGCAACGGCACCGAGTGGGCGAACCGCAACGATGTAGGTAGCACACTGGATATTATAGTCAACGCTGATGTGATCACCCAGACCTGCAGCCTAAGCAACCCCGATACGCAGGTGCAGTTACCCAAGGTGGCCCGGTCGGCATTCAACGGTGTGGGCAGCGCCGCTGGTTCTACGCCTTTTACGCTGGACTTTCAGTGCGATGCCGACGCTGACGCGCGCTTCAATATCAGCGACATCACTGATCTTGGTAACTCCAGCGATGCCATAAAACTACTGGAAAGCTCGACCGCCAGCGGCCTTGGCGTGCGCTTGCTGCACCAAGGTAACCCGGTGCGCCTGGCACCGAGCCAGATGTTCGATCAGGGTGGTAGTGAGTTTCCCCTGCGCAACCTGGAGACGAGCCAAATCCTTATAAGCCTGCCATTTAGCGCCGAGTATGTGCAGACGGACGTTCCAGTCGTTTCAGGCAGCGTACAGGCCCAAGCTATTGTGACCATCGACTATAACTGA
- a CDS encoding fimbrial protein, whose protein sequence is MRNVFFMAIGLVLSLTLLPVKPALAATTNNCSSAQLPWSGPLNTEVTASLPVGEVIPGSDASTQVNINCNSDWDNDQAFCNGGSGWALSQVAGGLPMATSIPGVYTYAGMPSGIGYQFLDGGGQPLPLDANSRHDTGVAIRTGDQSVPIHFRMVKVSNDLSSGSFNFSVYLSCNGNEWANLGPSTSTLDIAVNSVVITQTCSMSTPDTQVQLPKVARSAFNGVGSSAGSTPFTLDFQCDADADARFNISDITDLGNSSDAIKLLESSSASGLGVRLLHQGNPVRLAPSQVFDQGGSEFPLRNLETSQRLISLPFSAEYVQTVVPVVAGSVQAQAIVTIDYN, encoded by the coding sequence ATGCGAAACGTATTTTTCATGGCCATAGGGTTGGTGTTGTCTCTTACCTTGTTGCCAGTAAAGCCGGCTTTGGCCGCTACCACTAACAACTGCAGTTCAGCCCAGCTCCCTTGGAGTGGCCCCTTGAATACCGAGGTCACTGCGAGCCTGCCGGTGGGTGAGGTCATTCCGGGGTCGGATGCCTCGACGCAGGTCAACATTAATTGTAATAGCGACTGGGACAATGACCAGGCCTTCTGTAACGGAGGCTCTGGTTGGGCTTTAAGCCAAGTTGCGGGCGGATTACCAATGGCGACTAGTATTCCCGGCGTCTATACCTACGCAGGTATGCCAAGCGGTATTGGTTACCAGTTCCTCGATGGTGGTGGACAGCCGCTGCCTTTGGACGCGAACTCTCGGCATGACACCGGTGTGGCGATACGAACCGGTGACCAGAGCGTCCCAATACACTTCAGAATGGTCAAGGTCTCTAATGATTTGTCATCAGGTAGCTTCAACTTTAGCGTGTACCTGAGTTGCAACGGCAATGAGTGGGCGAACCTCGGCCCATCCACCAGTACACTAGATATAGCGGTCAATTCTGTGGTGATCACTCAAACCTGCAGCATGAGCACCCCCGACACTCAGGTACAGCTACCCAAGGTGGCCCGGTCCGCATTCAATGGTGTGGGCAGCTCCGCAGGTTCTACGCCTTTTACGCTGGACTTTCAGTGCGATGCCGACGCTGACGCGCGCTTCAATATCAGCGACATCACGGACCTTGGTAACTCCAGCGATGCCATAAAACTACTGGAAAGCTCGTCCGCCAGCGGCCTCGGCGTGCGCTTGCTGCACCAGGGTAACCCGGTGCGCCTGGCACCGAGCCAGGTATTCGATCAGGGTGGCAGTGAGTTTCCCCTGCGCAACCTGGAAACGAGCCAAAGGCTTATAAGCTTGCCGTTTAGCGCCGAATATGTGCAGACGGTAGTTCCAGTCGTTGCAGGCAGCGTACAGGCTCAGGCTATTGTGACCATCGACTATAACTAA
- a CDS encoding PAAR domain-containing protein has translation MEYNTEDGQRLATEFIKKLAERPLKATYDLATLGAKTRFGGEVVTASTTIEIKEHQIACVGDLVRYPDGTQSTIVSGAGIALSYKDRPVAIVGSATDNGDTIINSLQCALQIREYADDDGIPGLLQPGYRVIRPS, from the coding sequence ATGGAATACAACACAGAGGATGGCCAACGCTTGGCCACCGAGTTCATAAAAAAGCTAGCTGAACGCCCCCTGAAAGCCACTTACGATCTCGCCACTCTAGGCGCCAAAACCCGATTTGGCGGTGAGGTCGTTACAGCCAGCACGACCATAGAAATCAAAGAGCATCAAATTGCATGCGTAGGGGATCTAGTGCGTTACCCGGACGGAACCCAAAGCACGATCGTCTCCGGTGCAGGTATTGCGCTGTCTTATAAAGATCGTCCGGTGGCGATTGTCGGCAGCGCGACCGACAACGGCGACACCATCATCAACAGCTTGCAATGCGCCTTACAGATTCGTGAGTACGCCGACGATGACGGTATCCCCGGCCTGCTCCAGCCGGGCTATCGCGTGATAAGACCAAGCTAA
- a CDS encoding ABC transporter ATP-binding protein/permease, translating into MHTLRSFWRLSRPFWVSEQKYPALMLLLATVLMNLCLVGVNILNNFWNLHFYNALQAMDYPGFLLGCVQFILLQIGLATFTVAAFHFQQKLTLRWRRWATRNMLEQWLGDQRYQKLKLTETDVDNPDQRIAEDIDLFIIKSLKLSLGLMTSLVSLFSFLHILWQASSLVSVPFAGEFLVIPGLLVWVALVYALLGTGLAFWLGRALPRLNFIQQRREADFRFSLMRLRENADSVAQYQGEKLENARFNQRLEAALENFWELVKKQKLIMGYSTFYLRSATVIPMFIMAPQFFAGAFPLGRLTQISSAFGEVHGAIAYLVEVFPELTEWKSVIDRLIGFQKRLDNVKVESGVIHKQQLKGLHIKDLDIWLPNGRPLLNGFNLSLEPGDSLLISAPSGYGKSTLIRAATGLWPHASGSTHYDRERALTLPQKPYLPLGSLREALWYPNPPQREEDTALGLAMQQIGLQHLTDQLDQERDWAQTLSIGEQQRCAFVRALMARPAVLFLDESSSALDAANEERCYQLLKQTLPETILISIGHNASLERFHCQVLELQSEAQPEQRKVKQPV; encoded by the coding sequence ATGCATACACTCCGCAGTTTCTGGCGTCTTTCACGGCCTTTCTGGGTATCTGAACAAAAGTACCCGGCCCTGATGCTGCTTTTGGCCACCGTGTTGATGAACCTGTGCCTGGTGGGAGTCAATATCCTCAACAACTTCTGGAACCTGCACTTCTATAACGCATTGCAGGCTATGGATTATCCCGGTTTTCTCCTGGGCTGCGTGCAATTCATTCTGCTGCAAATTGGCTTGGCAACCTTTACCGTGGCGGCGTTTCACTTCCAGCAAAAATTGACATTGCGCTGGCGGCGTTGGGCCACCCGCAACATGCTTGAGCAATGGCTGGGCGACCAGCGCTATCAGAAATTGAAGCTGACCGAGACCGACGTCGACAACCCCGATCAGCGGATTGCCGAAGACATTGACCTGTTCATCATTAAGTCGCTCAAGTTAAGCCTGGGTCTCATGACGTCATTGGTGTCGCTGTTTTCCTTCCTGCATATCCTCTGGCAGGCTTCCAGTCTGGTCAGCGTACCGTTCGCCGGTGAGTTCTTGGTCATTCCGGGTTTGCTGGTATGGGTCGCCTTGGTTTACGCCCTATTGGGCACAGGACTCGCATTCTGGCTAGGCCGCGCATTGCCCCGTCTGAATTTCATCCAACAGCGGCGTGAGGCCGACTTTCGATTCTCCTTGATGCGCTTGCGGGAAAACGCCGACTCGGTTGCCCAGTATCAAGGCGAAAAGCTGGAGAACGCTCGTTTCAACCAACGCCTGGAGGCGGCGTTGGAGAACTTCTGGGAATTGGTGAAAAAACAAAAGCTGATCATGGGCTATTCAACCTTCTACTTGCGTAGCGCCACGGTTATTCCGATGTTTATCATGGCGCCGCAATTCTTTGCTGGCGCCTTTCCCCTCGGCCGCCTGACTCAGATAAGTTCCGCCTTCGGTGAAGTACACGGGGCTATTGCCTACTTGGTGGAAGTGTTCCCGGAGTTGACCGAGTGGAAATCAGTGATCGACCGGTTAATCGGTTTCCAGAAGCGGCTGGATAACGTCAAGGTGGAATCGGGAGTCATCCATAAGCAGCAACTCAAAGGATTGCATATCAAGGATTTAGACATCTGGTTGCCAAACGGCCGCCCTTTACTTAACGGCTTCAATCTTTCACTAGAACCTGGCGACAGCCTGCTGATCAGCGCACCTTCCGGCTATGGCAAGTCAACACTCATACGTGCGGCCACTGGGCTTTGGCCCCATGCTTCGGGTTCGACCCATTATGACCGGGAGCGTGCGCTCACACTCCCGCAAAAACCTTACCTGCCACTGGGGAGTCTGCGCGAAGCGCTCTGGTATCCAAACCCTCCACAACGCGAAGAAGATACCGCTCTGGGCTTGGCCATGCAGCAAATTGGCTTGCAGCACCTGACCGACCAATTGGATCAGGAACGAGACTGGGCGCAAACCCTGAGCATCGGCGAACAACAACGCTGTGCCTTCGTAAGGGCATTGATGGCTCGCCCCGCGGTGTTATTCCTTGACGAGAGCAGTTCTGCATTGGATGCAGCGAACGAAGAACGCTGCTATCAGTTGCTCAAGCAAACACTGCCTGAAACCATCCTGATCAGCATCGGCCACAATGCCTCACTGGAGCGCTTCCACTGCCAAGTCCTTGAACTGCAAAGCGAAGCCCAACCAGAGCAACGAAAGGTAAAGCAACCGGTATAA
- a CDS encoding fimbrial protein — protein MQRHRNVFFMAIGLVLSLTLLPTKPALAGNTDNCSSPQLPWSTALDTEVTANLPEGEVIPGSDASLVINITCTAAWDDNQAFCTGGGGWNIHPSSLTGMETSVPGVYTFSGMPSGIGYQFLDAGGSPIPLGATGRHDTGVQIKTGEQTVLLRFRMVRIFGDLSSGSFNIPMVMGCVGTEFANINESNSTVSLMVNATVITQTCSMTTPDTQVQLPKVARSAFNGVGSSAGSTPFTLDFQCDADADARFHISDITDLGNSSDALKLLESSSASGLGVRLLHQGNPVRLAPSQIFDQGGSEFPLRNLETSQSLISLPFSAEYVQTVVPVVAGSVQAQAIVTIDYN, from the coding sequence ATGCAGCGGCACAGAAACGTATTTTTCATGGCCATAGGCTTGGTGTTGTCTCTTACCTTGTTGCCAACAAAGCCGGCTTTGGCAGGTAACACCGACAACTGCAGCTCGCCTCAGTTGCCTTGGAGTACCGCCTTGGATACCGAGGTCACCGCGAACTTGCCCGAGGGTGAGGTTATTCCTGGTTCGGATGCTTCATTGGTGATCAATATCACTTGCACCGCCGCCTGGGACGATAATCAAGCCTTTTGCACCGGGGGCGGTGGCTGGAATATTCATCCATCAAGTCTGACAGGCATGGAAACCAGTGTTCCTGGTGTTTATACCTTCTCGGGTATGCCCAGCGGCATTGGTTATCAATTCCTCGACGCAGGAGGGAGCCCAATTCCTCTGGGTGCGACAGGACGACATGACACCGGTGTGCAAATAAAAACCGGCGAACAGACTGTGCTCCTAAGATTTCGCATGGTCAGGATATTCGGTGATCTTTCATCAGGGAGCTTTAATATTCCAATGGTTATGGGGTGCGTGGGTACTGAGTTCGCAAATATCAATGAATCCAACAGTACTGTGAGTCTGATGGTTAATGCGACGGTTATCACCCAGACCTGCAGCATGACCACTCCCGATACTCAGGTGCAGTTGCCCAAGGTGGCCCGGTCCGCATTCAATGGTGTGGGCAGCTCCGCAGGCTCTACGCCTTTTACGCTGGACTTTCAGTGTGATGCCGACGCCGATGCGCGCTTCCATATCAGCGACATCACCGACCTTGGTAACTCCAGCGATGCCCTAAAACTACTGGAAAGCTCGTCCGCCAGCGGCCTCGGCGTGCGCCTGCTGCACCAGGGTAACCCGGTGCGTCTGGCACCGAGCCAGATATTCGATCAGGGTGGCAGTGAGTTTCCCCTGCGCAACCTGGAGACGAGCCAAAGCCTTATAAGCCTGCCATTTAGCGCCGAATATGTGCAGACGGTAGTTCCAGTCGTTGCAGGCAGCGTACAGGCTCAGGCCATTGTTACGATTGACTACAACTAG
- a CDS encoding VRR-NUC domain-containing protein has translation MSDQPSLAQGGMSPEGKINPVDLLKPKLDPKDKKVLCSAICYCSTTPNVSQDGKNLKQACVAQRLGELDEILQGRSPYKPEVSYDMTKNPPQPILDSQTGINSHGWIPGWIRKYWDEDPEHPPFKPGRGLIRRPDVVIVNDPQKPPTQDNIKQVIEMKFPPDQPDNKQAKAYGKIAGNKNKVVEMKSTECDCSQENQQSKVPVEELGWAAAAVSAAMYFLTRGRTPRPMIPAY, from the coding sequence ATGAGCGATCAGCCCAGCCTTGCTCAGGGAGGCATGAGCCCTGAAGGTAAAATCAACCCTGTTGACCTTTTGAAACCCAAACTCGACCCGAAGGATAAGAAGGTGTTGTGCTCGGCGATCTGCTATTGCAGTACCACGCCTAATGTCAGTCAGGATGGTAAGAACCTTAAACAGGCCTGTGTGGCTCAGCGCCTTGGCGAGTTGGACGAGATTCTTCAAGGACGTAGCCCATACAAACCCGAGGTCAGTTACGACATGACCAAGAACCCACCGCAGCCGATCCTCGACAGCCAGACCGGCATCAATTCCCATGGTTGGATTCCTGGCTGGATCAGAAAATACTGGGATGAAGACCCGGAGCATCCGCCATTCAAACCGGGCCGAGGTTTGATTCGTCGGCCAGACGTTGTAATCGTTAACGACCCCCAAAAGCCGCCAACTCAGGACAATATCAAGCAGGTGATTGAGATGAAATTTCCGCCTGATCAACCAGATAATAAGCAGGCCAAAGCATACGGAAAAATTGCTGGCAACAAAAACAAAGTTGTCGAGATGAAGTCTACCGAGTGCGACTGTAGTCAGGAAAATCAGCAGTCTAAGGTACCCGTTGAAGAACTAGGTTGGGCTGCTGCTGCCGTAAGTGCGGCGATGTATTTTCTGACCCGTGGCCGTACCCCTCGACCAATGATTCCAGCCTATTGA
- a CDS encoding PAAR domain-containing protein: MRGKPAARVTDPTTCPSSGHGTNPIVEGSPDVIFDGLSAARQGDASECGSPITSAVSSTVFINGKPAATLGSVGAHGNMIIGGSGTVIIGDVVTHAPVSPVTQSNTAPYSGRFQLIDQETGKPVAGRKVKVWSSGGWTAFDTTDTEGMTSWVKHDASESIHIDLVQEGEA; encoded by the coding sequence ATGAGAGGAAAACCCGCCGCCCGCGTTACTGACCCTACAACATGCCCGTCGTCAGGACACGGTACCAACCCCATAGTCGAAGGTTCTCCTGACGTCATTTTTGATGGCCTGTCCGCAGCACGACAAGGCGATGCTTCTGAGTGTGGAAGCCCAATCACTTCCGCTGTTTCATCAACGGTGTTTATCAATGGTAAGCCTGCAGCCACTTTGGGCAGCGTTGGGGCTCATGGGAATATGATTATTGGCGGTTCTGGAACTGTCATCATCGGTGATGTGGTTACTCACGCTCCCGTTTCTCCTGTAACCCAGAGTAATACAGCCCCTTATTCAGGGCGTTTCCAGCTTATTGACCAAGAAACAGGCAAACCCGTTGCTGGGCGCAAGGTTAAGGTTTGGTCCAGTGGTGGCTGGACTGCTTTCGACACCACGGATACCGAAGGCATGACATCGTGGGTCAAGCACGATGCATCCGAATCCATTCACATTGACCTGGTACAGGAAGGCGAAGCATGA
- a CDS encoding fimbrial protein encodes MNKIVGVLFIALTMSSPLVWGSCRGPSGIHLPYPDYQIGSENAPVSAHDPSTNQSLPWTASLQSTYYGGNIEWDTCNDRGRGVDSIVWSSSPKVPGASYSDSYGTYDIYQTVVDGVGYIIRSKANVTDFRPVMGEVTVIYPNVAYTNTASHYQIKLVVYGNPKPGQYALPESLLAYWAVRSRESGNVISATVTPVYVQAQTLSVYTVGCSVTTGASQTVSLPAVGSRDFSGIGSTASPSASFTLGLECSPDISLYAVVSDGVNPANTSDTLTLTPDSSVSGVGIQVFRSGEGTPVPLGPESSQAGTVNQWYFGTGESSYVVPFDVRYVQTQEVITPGNLTALATITFSYQ; translated from the coding sequence ATGAATAAAATTGTCGGTGTTCTGTTTATCGCTCTAACGATGTCATCACCCTTGGTGTGGGGATCCTGCCGAGGGCCATCCGGTATTCATTTGCCATACCCTGATTACCAGATTGGCTCGGAGAATGCGCCTGTTTCTGCACACGATCCCAGTACAAACCAGTCTTTGCCATGGACTGCTTCTCTGCAATCGACCTATTACGGCGGCAACATTGAGTGGGACACATGCAATGATCGTGGACGTGGGGTTGATAGCATTGTCTGGTCATCAAGCCCCAAGGTTCCGGGAGCCAGCTACTCAGACTCCTATGGGACTTATGATATTTATCAAACAGTTGTGGATGGGGTCGGCTACATCATTCGATCCAAGGCAAATGTTACGGATTTTCGCCCTGTTATGGGTGAGGTAACTGTTATCTATCCTAATGTGGCTTACACCAATACAGCTTCGCATTACCAGATCAAACTCGTTGTCTATGGCAATCCCAAGCCCGGGCAATACGCACTGCCTGAGTCATTGCTGGCGTATTGGGCGGTACGTAGCAGAGAGTCAGGGAACGTCATTTCTGCGACTGTTACCCCTGTGTATGTGCAAGCGCAAACGCTTAGCGTCTACACCGTTGGTTGTAGCGTGACCACTGGTGCCTCACAAACAGTTTCACTGCCTGCTGTTGGCTCACGGGACTTTTCCGGTATCGGTTCAACAGCGTCGCCAAGTGCATCTTTCACGCTTGGATTGGAGTGTTCGCCAGACATTAGCCTTTATGCGGTCGTGAGCGACGGTGTGAACCCCGCAAACACCAGTGACACCTTGACCTTGACGCCAGACTCAAGTGTTTCTGGCGTAGGGATTCAGGTTTTCCGAAGCGGAGAAGGCACTCCCGTTCCGCTCGGGCCAGAGTCATCGCAAGCAGGAACAGTGAATCAGTGGTACTTCGGTACAGGCGAATCCAGTTATGTGGTGCCATTTGATGTGCGTTATGTCCAGACGCAAGAGGTAATCACTCCCGGCAACCTTACGGCCTTGGCCACTATTACCTTTTCCTACCAGTGA